One Mangrovimonas cancribranchiae DNA segment encodes these proteins:
- the ffh gene encoding signal recognition particle protein, which yields MFNNLSEKLDKALHVLKGHGSITEVNVAETLKEVRRALLDADVNFKIAKNFTNTVKEKALGQDVLTTLQPGQLMVKIVKDELTQLMGGDAEGINLSGNPSVILMSGLQGSGKTTFSGKLANYLKTKKTKKPLLVACDVYRPAAIDQLHVVGDQINVEVYSDKGNQDPVAIAQAGIAHAKANGHNVVIIDTAGRLAVDEAMMTEISNIHNAIQPQETLFVVDSMTGQDAVNTAKAFNDVLNFDGVILTKLDGDTRGGAAISIKSVVDKPIKFIGTGEKMEAIDVFYPARMADRILGMGDVVSLVERAQEQYDEKEARKLQKKIAKNQFGFDDFLNQIQQIKKMGNMKDLVGMIPGAGKMMKDIDIDDDAFKHIEAIIHSMTPKERTTPKVLNASRKKRIAKGSGTSVQEVNQLLKQFDQMSKMMKMMQGGKGKAMMQAMKNMR from the coding sequence ATGTTTAATAATTTAAGTGAAAAGTTAGATAAAGCGTTACACGTATTAAAAGGTCATGGTAGTATTACCGAAGTTAATGTTGCCGAAACCTTAAAAGAAGTCCGTCGTGCGCTTTTAGATGCCGATGTTAACTTTAAAATAGCCAAAAACTTCACCAATACCGTTAAGGAAAAAGCCTTAGGTCAAGACGTACTTACAACGTTACAGCCGGGGCAGTTAATGGTAAAAATAGTTAAGGACGAATTAACCCAATTAATGGGTGGCGATGCCGAAGGGATTAATCTTTCAGGAAATCCTAGTGTGATTTTAATGTCTGGTTTACAAGGATCTGGTAAAACAACCTTTTCTGGTAAGTTGGCTAACTATTTAAAAACCAAAAAAACAAAAAAGCCTTTATTAGTTGCCTGTGATGTGTATCGTCCAGCAGCGATAGATCAGTTACATGTAGTAGGAGATCAAATTAATGTAGAGGTTTACAGCGATAAAGGCAATCAAGACCCTGTGGCTATTGCACAAGCGGGTATAGCGCATGCAAAAGCAAATGGTCATAATGTAGTGATTATAGATACCGCAGGTCGTTTAGCTGTAGATGAGGCCATGATGACCGAAATATCTAATATCCATAACGCCATCCAGCCTCAAGAAACGCTATTTGTAGTAGACTCTATGACCGGTCAAGATGCCGTAAATACTGCAAAAGCATTTAACGACGTCTTAAATTTTGATGGGGTTATCCTTACCAAATTAGATGGCGATACACGTGGTGGAGCTGCCATTTCTATTAAATCTGTAGTCGATAAGCCAATTAAGTTTATTGGTACAGGTGAGAAAATGGAAGCGATAGATGTGTTCTATCCAGCACGTATGGCCGATCGTATTCTCGGCATGGGAGATGTAGTATCTTTAGTAGAAAGAGCTCAAGAACAATACGACGAAAAAGAAGCCAGAAAACTTCAAAAGAAAATTGCTAAAAACCAATTTGGTTTTGACGACTTTTTAAATCAAATCCAGCAAATCAAGAAAATGGGTAACATGAAAGATTTGGTGGGGATGATTCCTGGAGCAGGAAAAATGATGAAAGATATCGATATAGATGATGATGCCTTTAAACATATCGAAGCTATTATTCATTCTATGACACCAAAAGAACGTACAACGCCTAAGGTGTTAAATGCTAGCCGCAAAAAACGAATTGCAAAAGGATCGGGAACTTCAGTACAAGAAGTAAATCAATTACTAAAACAATTCGACCAAATGAGTAAGATGATGAAAATGATGCAAGGCGGAAAAGGAAAAGCCATGATGCAAGCTATGAAAAACATGAGATAA
- a CDS encoding bifunctional 5,10-methylenetetrahydrofolate dehydrogenase/5,10-methenyltetrahydrofolate cyclohydrolase, whose translation MILLDGKKTSNDIKDEIAAEVKKMKADGEKVPHLAAILVGNDGASLTYVGSKVKACERVGFESTLVKMSNTTSEIELLDKIEELNNNPEIDGFIVQLPLPKQIDTQKVLLAVNPDKDVDGFHPTNFGKMALDMSTFIPATPFGILELLDRYNVETKGKHTVVIGRSHIVGRPMSILMGRRGFPGNSTVTLTHSHTKNITQITSQADIIITALGVPGFLKAEMVKDDAVIIDVGITRVADDSLPKGYKITGDVDFENVSKKASFITPVPGGVGPMTIAMLLKNTLLARERNMERNK comes from the coding sequence ATGATTTTATTAGACGGAAAAAAAACCAGTAATGACATTAAAGATGAGATTGCTGCTGAAGTGAAAAAAATGAAAGCAGATGGGGAAAAAGTTCCTCATTTAGCAGCCATTTTAGTAGGTAACGATGGGGCGAGCTTGACTTACGTGGGAAGCAAAGTAAAGGCATGCGAGCGTGTAGGATTTGAATCGACTTTAGTTAAAATGTCTAATACAACTAGCGAAATAGAGTTGTTAGATAAAATTGAAGAGTTAAATAATAATCCAGAAATAGACGGCTTTATTGTGCAACTACCATTACCAAAACAAATCGATACGCAAAAAGTGTTGTTAGCTGTAAATCCAGATAAAGATGTTGATGGATTTCATCCTACTAACTTTGGAAAAATGGCTTTAGATATGAGTACCTTTATTCCAGCGACGCCATTTGGAATTTTGGAATTGCTAGACAGGTATAATGTTGAAACAAAAGGAAAACATACCGTTGTTATAGGTAGAAGTCATATTGTAGGACGCCCAATGAGTATTTTAATGGGAAGAAGAGGGTTTCCTGGAAATTCAACCGTTACATTAACACATAGCCATACTAAAAATATCACGCAAATAACTTCACAAGCCGATATTATTATTACAGCTTTAGGTGTTCCTGGGTTTTTAAAAGCTGAAATGGTAAAAGACGATGCCGTAATTATTGATGTAGGAATTACACGAGTAGCAGACGATAGTTTACCTAAAGGTTATAAAATTACAGGTGATGTCGATTTTGAAAATGTAAGCAAGAAAGCAAGTTTTATTACACCAGTTCCAGGCGGCGTTGGACCAATGACGATAGCTATGTTACTTAAAAATACGCTTCTAGCTAGAGAGCGTAATATGGAGAGAAACAAATAA
- a CDS encoding YitT family protein: protein MNPFFSKILVNIAQKRLKAKTPSTPISNKQIVPLVKSLQVEITHAIKEFIYIVIGVFSAGFGLKGFLLPNRFIDGGATGISLLLENITAIELSFLLILVNIPFLILGAKTFSVKFALKSIAAIAFLGFVVHYVDYPTITNDKLLIAVFGGFFLGLGIGLSMRGGSVIDGTEVLAIYLSRKLSLTVGDVLLLINIIIFSFGAYVLSIEIALYAILTYLAAAKTVDFVVDGVEEYVGVTIISKEHEAIRVMITEKLRRACTIYAGKGGYGDSKTAYDKDIIYTVVTRLELAKLHTEIDKIDSKAFIIMGLVKDLKGGMIKRKPLEKK, encoded by the coding sequence ATGAATCCATTTTTTTCAAAAATACTAGTTAATATAGCTCAAAAAAGGCTCAAGGCAAAAACACCTTCCACGCCAATATCTAATAAGCAAATAGTGCCTTTAGTTAAATCGCTTCAGGTAGAAATAACACATGCTATAAAAGAATTTATTTATATTGTAATTGGTGTTTTTTCTGCCGGATTTGGGTTAAAAGGCTTTTTACTTCCAAACCGGTTTATAGATGGTGGCGCTACTGGTATTTCACTTTTACTTGAAAATATAACAGCTATAGAATTAAGTTTTTTACTTATTCTTGTCAACATCCCCTTTTTAATTCTTGGCGCTAAAACATTTAGTGTCAAATTTGCCTTAAAAAGTATTGCTGCTATTGCGTTTTTAGGATTTGTGGTTCATTATGTAGACTACCCTACAATTACAAACGATAAATTATTAATTGCCGTTTTTGGCGGTTTTTTTCTTGGATTAGGTATAGGACTTTCTATGCGAGGCGGTAGCGTTATTGATGGCACCGAAGTATTAGCTATTTATTTAAGCCGAAAACTATCTTTAACTGTTGGCGACGTTTTATTACTTATTAATATTATCATTTTTTCTTTTGGTGCCTATGTGCTTTCTATAGAAATTGCACTTTATGCCATTTTAACCTATCTAGCAGCTGCAAAAACAGTAGACTTTGTTGTTGATGGTGTTGAAGAATATGTGGGGGTAACCATAATCTCTAAAGAACATGAAGCTATTCGGGTTATGATTACAGAAAAACTAAGACGTGCTTGTACTATCTATGCTGGCAAAGGTGGTTATGGCGACTCTAAAACAGCATACGACAAAGACATTATTTACACTGTTGTTACTCGTTTAGAATTGGCTAAACTACACACAGAAATTGATAAAATTGATAGCAAAGCGTTTATTATTATGGGACTAGTTAAAGATTTAAAAGGCGGTATGATTAAACGCAAACCTTTAGAAAAAAAATGA
- the rluF gene encoding 23S rRNA pseudouridine(2604) synthase RluF has product MADNLKRINKYLSEVGFCSRREADRLIDAGRVTINGKVPEMGTKISNDDVVAVDGNVVKNTKSSFTYLAFNKPVGIVCTTDTRVEKDNIIDYINYHKRIFPIGRLDKPSEGLILLTDDGDIVNKILRASNNHEKEYIVTVDKPISQTFIERMSNGVPILDTVTKKCRVEKLDRFTFKITLTQGLNRQIRRMCEYLNYEVQTLKRVRIMNIKLDVPVGKHRELTNHELKELNSLLKDSSKTFQPKSRSRR; this is encoded by the coding sequence ATGGCAGATAATTTAAAACGTATTAATAAATATTTAAGTGAAGTTGGGTTTTGCTCAAGAAGAGAAGCTGACAGATTAATTGATGCTGGAAGAGTAACCATTAACGGAAAAGTTCCTGAAATGGGTACAAAAATCAGCAATGATGATGTAGTTGCTGTTGATGGAAATGTTGTTAAAAACACAAAATCGTCCTTTACCTATTTGGCATTTAACAAACCTGTTGGTATTGTATGTACGACCGACACTAGGGTTGAGAAAGATAATATTATAGACTACATTAACTACCATAAACGCATCTTTCCTATTGGTAGGTTAGACAAACCCAGCGAAGGCCTTATTTTACTTACCGATGATGGCGATATTGTAAATAAAATATTGCGTGCTAGCAACAACCATGAAAAAGAATATATTGTAACAGTAGACAAGCCTATCTCGCAAACATTTATAGAACGCATGAGTAACGGCGTTCCTATTCTAGATACAGTGACTAAAAAATGTCGTGTTGAAAAATTAGACAGATTTACCTTTAAAATCACTTTAACACAAGGGTTGAACCGCCAGATTCGTCGTATGTGCGAGTACTTAAACTACGAGGTGCAAACCTTAAAACGTGTTCGTATTATGAATATAAAACTGGATGTTCCTGTTGGAAAACATAGAGAATTAACAAACCATGAGTTGAAAGAATTAAACAGTCTTTTAAAAGACTCCTCTAAAACCTTTCAACCCAAATCACGTTCTAGACGTTAA
- a CDS encoding FecR domain-containing protein has translation MSKRSSLFLFLILFLLNTFELSSQTIQQEQQPLTNILKTLESRYNISFSYADKHIKNITSPLPNNTLTLEEALNILEKNTHLQFKVLNNRFVVIKKTQLNNYKIEQLDEVFITKYLTKGLSISKQGHIIIRPEEFGLLPGLTEPDVLHTIQTLPSVLSVDETVSNINVRGGTHDQNLILWEGIKMYQSGHFFGLISAFNPYLTEKIHVTKNGSSAKHGDGVSSVIDMQLTDSIQQKPSYGAGVNLISVDGFAKTPISENSNIQIAARRSLTDVVKTPTYKQYTKRVFQDSDLSHSISSDETFYFYDVSAKYIYNVSPKDKFQVYGMLSKNTLDYKEQANIHGETSASDSYLKQTNIASGLNYSRYWNNKLTTTAEAYISNYNLNAANVDLVNNQRLKQENEVFENTFKLHVDFSVSPYLKFEGGYQFFEVGISNFEDVNNPPFNSYIKEVIRTHSGYIEGELSSKNQQTLLKIGARTNYISKFNTFLVEPRIRFNQQFLNYFKIEVLGELKSQTTSQIIDLQKDFLGIEKRRWVLANNTTIPIIKSKQASLGLHFNKSSLLVSAEGFIKHVDGITTRSQGFQNQYQFTNATGHYKTYGIDFLINKQFNNLSTWLSYTYSKNDYVFKALNNNHSFPNNIDIRHQLSFAGSYAINRFKIALGLNWHTGRPYTAPKEFSQTQNTTINYQSPNNQNLNDYLRTDISTTYTFAIFKDKQAVLGASVWNVLNRKNIINTYYILEDNNTVNKVENTSLGITPNFSFRIHL, from the coding sequence GTGAGTAAAAGAAGCTCTTTATTTCTTTTTCTAATCTTATTTTTGTTGAATACTTTTGAACTCTCTTCACAAACTATTCAACAAGAACAACAACCACTTACCAACATTTTAAAAACACTTGAATCTCGTTACAATATTAGCTTTTCTTATGCTGACAAGCACATAAAAAACATTACAAGCCCATTACCCAACAACACACTTACTCTAGAGGAAGCCTTAAACATTTTAGAAAAAAATACTCACTTACAGTTTAAGGTTTTAAACAATAGGTTTGTGGTGATAAAAAAAACACAATTAAACAACTATAAAATAGAGCAATTAGACGAAGTCTTTATCACGAAATATCTAACCAAAGGACTCTCTATTTCCAAACAAGGCCATATTATTATTAGACCAGAAGAATTTGGCCTTCTTCCCGGTTTAACCGAACCCGATGTCCTGCACACCATTCAAACGCTTCCTAGTGTTTTGAGTGTGGATGAAACGGTTTCCAACATTAATGTAAGAGGCGGTACACACGACCAAAACTTAATCCTTTGGGAAGGCATTAAAATGTATCAATCTGGTCACTTTTTTGGTTTAATTTCTGCATTTAATCCTTATTTAACCGAAAAAATACACGTTACTAAAAATGGTAGTAGTGCTAAACATGGTGATGGTGTGTCTAGTGTAATTGACATGCAATTAACCGATTCTATTCAACAAAAACCTAGTTATGGCGCTGGTGTAAATTTAATTAGTGTTGATGGTTTTGCTAAAACACCTATTTCTGAGAATAGTAACATCCAAATAGCTGCAAGACGTTCGCTTACAGATGTTGTAAAAACGCCAACTTATAAACAATACACTAAACGTGTGTTTCAAGATTCAGATTTATCGCATAGTATTTCTAGCGATGAGACCTTTTACTTTTACGATGTCTCTGCAAAATATATATACAATGTCTCGCCAAAAGATAAATTTCAGGTTTATGGCATGCTAAGTAAAAACACCCTTGATTATAAAGAACAAGCCAACATACATGGAGAAACATCGGCTTCTGATAGTTACTTAAAACAAACCAATATCGCTAGTGGTTTAAACTATTCTAGATACTGGAATAATAAGCTAACCACAACAGCCGAAGCATACATTTCTAATTACAATTTAAATGCTGCTAATGTCGATTTAGTTAACAATCAGCGTTTAAAACAGGAAAACGAAGTTTTTGAAAACACATTTAAATTACATGTAGATTTTAGTGTATCTCCATATTTAAAATTTGAAGGTGGCTACCAGTTTTTTGAAGTTGGCATAAGTAATTTTGAAGATGTTAACAACCCGCCTTTTAACAGCTACATTAAAGAGGTTATTCGTACACATTCTGGATATATTGAAGGAGAATTATCGTCTAAAAACCAACAAACGCTGTTAAAAATAGGAGCTAGAACAAATTATATTTCAAAATTCAACACCTTTTTAGTGGAACCTAGAATTCGTTTTAATCAACAGTTTTTAAACTACTTTAAAATTGAAGTATTAGGTGAATTAAAAAGCCAGACAACATCTCAAATTATAGATCTTCAAAAAGACTTTTTAGGCATAGAAAAAAGGCGTTGGGTTTTAGCTAACAACACCACTATTCCCATTATAAAAAGCAAGCAAGCTTCTCTTGGACTTCATTTTAATAAAAGCAGCTTATTAGTTAGTGCGGAAGGTTTTATTAAACACGTTGATGGTATTACAACAAGAAGTCAAGGGTTTCAAAATCAATACCAATTTACAAACGCTACAGGGCATTACAAAACCTACGGTATTGATTTTTTAATTAACAAACAGTTTAATAATTTGAGTACTTGGCTTAGCTACACTTACAGTAAAAACGATTACGTTTTTAAGGCATTAAATAACAACCATAGCTTTCCTAATAATATAGATATTAGGCATCAACTTTCATTTGCTGGATCTTATGCTATTAACAGGTTTAAAATAGCTCTGGGTTTAAATTGGCACACTGGCAGACCTTACACGGCTCCAAAAGAGTTTAGTCAAACTCAAAATACCACTATCAATTATCAATCGCCCAATAATCAAAATTTAAATGATTATTTGCGTACCGATATTTCTACCACTTATACGTTTGCAATTTTTAAAGATAAACAAGCTGTTTTAGGAGCGTCTGTTTGGAATGTTTTAAACAGAAAAAACATAATTAACACCTATTATATATTAGAAGATAATAATACAGTAAATAAAGTAGAAAACACCTCTTTAGGAATTACACCAAACTTTAGTTTTAGAATACATTTATAG
- a CDS encoding cupin domain-containing protein, with amino-acid sequence MKKYTKQTQPFVVPTTDGKTIKEHFGLASDGNQDISIAHMIAPPNWSEPFQTPEFDEYTFIIKGKKQFNIDGEIVILKAGESIKINRDTRVQYANPFSEACEYISICQPAFNIKTVNRE; translated from the coding sequence ATGAAAAAATATACCAAACAAACACAACCATTTGTGGTTCCTACTACTGACGGCAAAACCATTAAAGAACATTTTGGATTGGCTAGCGATGGTAATCAAGATATAAGCATAGCACACATGATTGCACCACCAAATTGGAGCGAACCTTTTCAAACACCAGAATTTGATGAATATACTTTTATTATAAAAGGCAAAAAACAATTCAATATTGATGGTGAAATAGTTATACTAAAGGCTGGAGAATCTATTAAAATTAACCGTGATACAAGAGTACAATACGCGAACCCTTTTAGTGAGGCTTGCGAGTACATCTCTATTTGCCAACCTGCTTTCAATATTAAAACTGTAAACAGAGAGTAA
- a CDS encoding FecR family protein encodes MEKDDLLKKWLNHELTQEEFQAFKQREDFAKLTQLSHGLKHFKAPELHTENALKSTLNHIDSIKPKRQWFKPLLRIAALLAIGFCVYYYTTTQDTTTKTLIAQKNNINLPDHSKVTLNALSTLTYNKHSWKDNREVFLQGEAFFKVAKGSKFNVITDLGTVTVLGTQFNVKQRDNFFEVTCYEGLVSVTYQSKNTKLPPGHTFIIRDGKQIATEKETAQVPQWLNNESTFKSIPLEYVIAEFERQYKVTFITDKVDTKTLFTGSFTHNNLDVAIKSITMPMHLSYSKTKDTIVLKRE; translated from the coding sequence ATGGAAAAAGACGATTTATTAAAAAAATGGCTAAATCATGAGTTAACTCAGGAAGAGTTTCAGGCATTTAAACAGCGTGAAGATTTTGCCAAATTAACCCAACTATCTCATGGATTAAAACATTTTAAAGCTCCTGAGCTCCATACAGAAAACGCGCTAAAATCTACATTAAACCATATTGATTCTATAAAACCAAAACGTCAATGGTTTAAACCATTATTACGTATAGCAGCTTTATTAGCTATTGGGTTTTGTGTGTATTATTACACAACAACACAAGACACTACTACTAAAACACTTATAGCACAAAAAAATAACATTAATTTACCCGATCACTCTAAGGTAACTTTAAATGCCCTATCAACTTTAACCTACAACAAACATTCGTGGAAAGATAATCGTGAAGTTTTCCTACAAGGCGAAGCGTTTTTTAAAGTAGCCAAAGGCTCTAAATTTAATGTTATTACAGATTTAGGAACCGTGACTGTTTTAGGCACACAATTTAATGTAAAACAACGCGACAATTTTTTTGAAGTCACTTGTTACGAAGGTTTGGTTAGCGTTACATACCAGTCTAAAAACACTAAATTACCTCCTGGACATACGTTTATAATACGCGATGGAAAACAAATTGCCACTGAAAAAGAAACCGCTCAAGTACCACAATGGCTTAACAACGAAAGTACTTTCAAAAGCATTCCGTTAGAGTATGTTATTGCTGAATTTGAGCGTCAATACAAAGTAACATTTATTACAGATAAGGTAGATACAAAAACGTTGTTTACAGGAAGTTTTACACACAACAACTTAGATGTTGCCATAAAGTCCATAACAATGCCAATGCACCTATCTTACAGCAAAACAAAGGATACAATTGTATTAAAACGTGAGTAA
- a CDS encoding alpha/beta hydrolase gives MTIFQKIIGFIINLTSFISPKLSARIAIFLFTKPFKGQITLEQSDFLETAFTEEFSYKNLPIMSYRWLGSKKTVLLVHGWESNSARWKNLILELKKQDFNVIALDAPAHGNSGSNRFNALLYAEFINIISQRFHPNIIIGHSVGGMASIFSQSKYQNPSVEKIILLGSPSEFKNILERYTNMLGYNQRTITQINSTIIERYGTSPEDFSTAKQLKNITSKGLIIHDKEDDIIPYEDAILIKKHFKNSTLITTNGLGHSLRDTSINQHICQFLEN, from the coding sequence ATGACTATTTTTCAAAAAATTATAGGTTTTATTATTAACCTAACCAGTTTTATTTCCCCTAAACTATCTGCTAGAATAGCTATTTTCCTGTTTACAAAACCCTTTAAAGGACAAATAACTCTAGAACAATCTGACTTTTTAGAAACTGCTTTTACAGAAGAGTTTAGCTATAAAAATCTTCCGATAATGAGTTATCGTTGGTTAGGAAGCAAAAAAACCGTGCTTTTAGTTCATGGATGGGAAAGTAATTCGGCACGCTGGAAAAATTTAATTCTTGAACTTAAAAAACAAGACTTTAATGTTATTGCCCTAGATGCTCCTGCGCATGGAAACTCTGGCAGCAACAGATTTAATGCGTTATTATACGCCGAGTTTATTAATATTATTTCACAACGATTTCACCCCAATATCATTATTGGACACTCGGTAGGTGGCATGGCTTCCATTTTTTCTCAAAGCAAGTACCAAAACCCATCGGTTGAAAAAATTATTTTATTAGGGTCGCCTTCTGAATTTAAAAATATTCTAGAACGCTATACCAATATGCTTGGCTACAACCAAAGAACTATTACACAAATTAACTCAACTATTATAGAACGATACGGCACTTCTCCTGAAGATTTCTCAACTGCAAAACAACTTAAAAACATTACTTCAAAAGGTCTTATTATACACGATAAAGAAGACGATATTATCCCTTATGAAGATGCTATTTTAATAAAAAAGCACTTTAAAAATAGTACGCTAATAACGACTAATGGGCTTGGGCATTCGCTAAGAGATACAAGTATAAATCAACACATTTGCCAGTTTCTAGAAAACTAG
- a CDS encoding helicase HerA-like domain-containing protein, giving the protein MSRQDEFFKHITEGNTCKGDYITLGSAMLDGKTVKKAYVNVPLKTMNRHGLIAGATGTGKTKTLQVIAENLSERGVPVLLMDIKGDLSGLAQPSPGHEKIDERHELIEMPFEAKEFPVEIMTISEQNGVRLRATVSEFGPVLLSRILDVTETQAGIISVIFKYCDDNKLPLLDLKDFKKMLQYTTNEGKEEFQKEYGRISTASTGAILRKIIEIEQQGGDLFFGEKSFDVQDLLRLDDNGRAFINIIRLTDIQDKPKLFSTFMLSLLAEIYSTFPEQGDTGRPELVMFIDEAHLIFNEASDALLDQIESIVKLIRSKGVGLYFVTQNPTDVPEEVLGQLGLKVQHALRAFTAKDRKAIKLTAQNYPDTDYYDTAEVLTSLGTGEALISALDEKGRPTPLAATMMRAPMSRMDILTDKELKDLLRSSRMVDKYNETIDRESAYELLNEKIEKAEAEEAKRKAQEEKEKLEKASSRKSSSRRSTRQNPIVKVLTSPTVIRSVLGILGKMLK; this is encoded by the coding sequence ATGAGCAGACAAGATGAATTTTTCAAGCATATAACCGAAGGTAACACTTGTAAAGGTGACTATATTACTTTAGGTTCTGCCATGCTAGACGGCAAAACTGTAAAAAAAGCCTATGTTAATGTACCTCTAAAAACAATGAATCGTCATGGATTAATTGCTGGTGCTACAGGAACAGGGAAAACCAAAACACTACAAGTTATAGCTGAAAACTTAAGTGAAAGAGGTGTTCCTGTTTTGCTTATGGACATTAAGGGCGATTTAAGTGGTTTGGCCCAGCCAAGTCCTGGTCATGAAAAAATTGATGAACGCCACGAATTAATTGAGATGCCATTTGAAGCTAAAGAGTTTCCTGTAGAAATCATGACCATCTCCGAACAAAACGGCGTAAGACTTCGTGCAACCGTAAGTGAGTTTGGCCCCGTTCTCTTGTCTAGAATTTTGGATGTTACCGAAACACAAGCAGGAATTATCTCGGTGATTTTCAAATACTGTGACGACAACAAATTACCTTTGTTGGATTTGAAGGATTTTAAAAAAATGCTTCAATATACTACGAATGAAGGTAAAGAAGAGTTTCAAAAAGAATATGGCAGAATTTCAACAGCTTCTACAGGTGCCATTTTGAGAAAAATTATTGAAATCGAGCAACAAGGTGGCGATTTATTTTTTGGTGAAAAATCGTTTGACGTTCAAGATTTACTAAGATTAGATGACAACGGTCGCGCCTTTATAAATATTATCAGGCTTACCGATATTCAAGATAAACCCAAATTATTCTCAACCTTTATGTTGAGCTTGCTAGCAGAAATCTATTCCACATTTCCAGAGCAAGGCGATACTGGAAGACCAGAATTGGTGATGTTTATCGATGAAGCTCACTTAATTTTTAACGAAGCTTCCGATGCTTTACTCGATCAGATAGAAAGTATTGTAAAATTAATTCGTAGTAAAGGCGTTGGCTTGTATTTTGTTACCCAAAACCCAACCGATGTTCCCGAAGAAGTTCTTGGGCAATTAGGTTTAAAAGTGCAACATGCTTTACGTGCGTTTACTGCAAAAGACCGAAAAGCCATTAAACTTACGGCGCAAAACTATCCAGATACAGATTATTATGATACTGCCGAAGTTTTAACATCGTTAGGAACTGGCGAAGCACTTATTTCTGCTCTAGATGAAAAAGGTCGCCCCACTCCTTTGGCCGCAACAATGATGCGTGCTCCTATGAGTAGGATGGATATTTTAACCGATAAGGAATTGAAAGATTTATTGCGTTCGTCACGAATGGTCGATAAATACAATGAAACCATAGATCGTGAAAGTGCTTACGAATTACTAAACGAAAAAATTGAAAAAGCCGAAGCCGAAGAAGCTAAAAGAAAAGCTCAAGAAGAAAAAGAAAAACTAGAAAAAGCCTCTTCTAGAAAATCATCTTCAAGACGAAGCACAAGACAAAACCCTATTGTAAAAGTTTTAACCAGTCCAACTGTTATACGCAGTGTTTTGGGAATACTTGGAAAAATGCTAAAATAA
- a CDS encoding sigma-70 family RNA polymerase sigma factor: protein MPNNLNNNICNKILFSKLFKTHAENLHNFLYYKFGSHLNPEDKVQEAFIKLWQNCAKVSPEKAKSFLFTVANNLMLNEAAHQKIVWKHQQIKPKSHTNESPEFLLQEKEYLNKLEIAISKLTEAQRVAFMLNRIEGKTFKEIATLLDISTKAVEKRIYGALKKLRKDIDEL from the coding sequence ATGCCTAACAATTTAAACAATAATATTTGTAATAAAATCTTGTTTTCTAAGCTGTTTAAAACGCATGCAGAAAACCTTCACAACTTCTTATATTATAAGTTTGGAAGCCATTTAAACCCAGAAGACAAAGTACAAGAAGCATTTATTAAACTCTGGCAAAATTGCGCCAAAGTGTCTCCCGAAAAAGCCAAGAGTTTTTTATTTACTGTTGCTAATAATTTAATGCTTAATGAAGCTGCTCATCAAAAAATAGTATGGAAACATCAACAAATAAAACCAAAATCGCATACTAACGAATCTCCTGAATTTTTACTTCAGGAAAAAGAATATTTAAACAAATTAGAAATAGCTATCTCTAAATTAACCGAAGCCCAACGAGTAGCTTTTATGCTTAATAGAATTGAAGGAAAAACCTTTAAAGAGATTGCAACTCTTTTAGACATCTCGACAAAAGCTGTTGAAAAGCGTATTTATGGAGCCTTAAAAAAACTACGTAAAGACATTGATGAGTTATAA